From a region of the Coprococcus comes ATCC 27758 genome:
- a CDS encoding ABC transporter permease, giving the protein MNKKKALSSGELYRKYGIVIIMIILFVASAVINHNFLKPQNLLNILKQISVVTIIACGETMLIVSGMIDLSAGFLCTTSACVSAGVLASTGHLSLALLVGIVIGCVCEWINGFLITYYKLQPFIATLAMTYVLKGIVQIYTNGQTIGGVNKARFLGHGSILGIPVPVLIMLLSVIVIAVLMKSTKFGTYIYAIGGNEQATIASGINTNRTKRLIFTLSGALTGLAGVVLMARLMAGMPSVGEGYEFDAITAVIVGGTSFLGGIGTVTGALIGSIIVGLINNILNLLHVSTQYQLIVKGLLIAIAVIIDIKTKENKKSK; this is encoded by the coding sequence ATGAATAAGAAAAAAGCATTATCTTCAGGTGAGCTTTACAGAAAGTACGGAATCGTAATTATTATGATCATTCTGTTTGTTGCATCGGCAGTGATCAATCACAACTTTCTGAAACCTCAGAACCTGCTCAATATTTTAAAACAGATTTCAGTTGTAACAATTATAGCATGTGGTGAAACAATGCTGATCGTATCAGGAATGATTGATTTGTCAGCAGGTTTCCTGTGTACGACATCAGCCTGTGTATCGGCCGGAGTTCTTGCATCAACAGGACATTTATCACTGGCTCTTCTAGTAGGAATTGTAATTGGATGCGTATGTGAATGGATTAATGGTTTTCTGATCACCTATTATAAGCTTCAGCCATTTATTGCAACACTGGCAATGACTTATGTATTAAAGGGTATTGTTCAGATATACACCAACGGTCAGACAATTGGGGGTGTGAACAAAGCGAGATTTTTAGGACATGGCTCTATTTTGGGGATTCCGGTTCCGGTTCTCATTATGCTCCTTTCTGTAATTGTGATCGCTGTTCTGATGAAATCAACAAAGTTTGGAACTTATATTTATGCGATCGGTGGAAATGAGCAGGCAACAATTGCATCCGGAATCAATACAAACAGAACGAAACGTCTGATCTTTACACTTAGTGGTGCACTTACAGGACTTGCGGGTGTAGTACTGATGGCAAGACTGATGGCAGGTATGCCGTCTGTTGGTGAGGGATATGAATTTGATGCGATCACTGCAGTTATTGTTGGTGGAACCAGTTTCCTTGGTGGAATCGGAACGGTTACAGGAGCGCTGATAGGTTCAATTATTGTAGGTCTTATCAACAACATTCTGAACCTGCTTCATGTATCAACACAGTATCAGTTAATTGTAAAAGGTCTTTTAATTGCAATCGCAGTTATTATCGATATTAAGACAAAAGAAAACAAAAAGAGTAAATAA
- a CDS encoding LacI family DNA-binding transcriptional regulator gives MGITIKDIAKECGVSVATVSMALSDKPSRVSENTKKKVREIAKKHNYRPNNAAVSLANKKSRLIGIVFNDLRNTHISSLFMAINGVLEKNGYSLVCHIIEDGQTIDTDIIRDIAADNIGALIWSKSMEMNDMEKPDFLKNAMRNLSIPVITMEKYGFDCPGVDILFDYEKGGYMATRHLIECGHRRIGCVAGKQSFHVTMQRLNGYKKALEESGISYDPDLVYFGDYTMESGYEAFSYILGQKVTAIFSMNDEMAFGIYRAARLYGVSIPEDISIIGFDNVPFADVMQVPLTTIGVPVIEMGKKLGEKVVDLIDNKEKLKEREEILYTPRLLVRGSTKSIPPVTVI, from the coding sequence ATGGGAATTACAATTAAAGATATTGCAAAAGAGTGCGGTGTATCGGTGGCAACGGTATCTATGGCATTGTCAGATAAGCCGTCACGGGTTTCGGAAAATACAAAAAAGAAAGTGCGGGAAATCGCCAAAAAACATAATTATCGTCCGAATAATGCAGCGGTCAGTCTTGCAAATAAGAAAAGCCGTCTGATAGGCATTGTTTTCAATGATTTGAGAAATACGCATATTTCTTCGCTTTTCATGGCGATTAACGGAGTGCTTGAAAAAAACGGATATTCTCTGGTATGTCACATTATAGAAGACGGTCAGACTATCGATACAGATATTATCCGTGATATTGCTGCGGATAATATCGGAGCACTAATCTGGTCAAAATCAATGGAAATGAATGATATGGAAAAACCTGATTTTTTGAAAAATGCGATGAGAAATCTTAGTATTCCGGTCATTACAATGGAAAAATATGGGTTTGACTGTCCAGGGGTAGATATTTTATTCGATTATGAAAAGGGCGGTTATATGGCAACCAGACATCTGATAGAATGCGGACACAGAAGAATTGGATGCGTGGCTGGAAAACAAAGTTTTCATGTTACGATGCAGCGCCTGAATGGATATAAAAAGGCACTGGAGGAAAGTGGAATTTCATATGATCCGGACTTAGTGTACTTTGGAGATTACACGATGGAAAGCGGTTATGAGGCGTTTTCGTATATACTGGGACAGAAAGTAACAGCGATTTTTTCGATGAATGATGAAATGGCATTTGGAATTTATCGAGCTGCAAGACTGTATGGTGTTTCAATTCCGGAAGATATTTCAATTATTGGATTTGATAATGTTCCGTTTGCGGATGTGATGCAGGTTCCGCTGACAACAATAGGGGTTCCTGTTATTGAAATGGGGAAAAAACTGGGCGAAAAAGTAGTTGATCTGATTGATAATAAAGAAAAACTGAAAGAAAGAGAAGAAATTTTGTATACACCAAGGCTGTTGGTAAGAGGAAGTACAAAGTCGATTCCGCCGGTTACAGTTATTTAA
- a CDS encoding sugar ABC transporter substrate-binding protein, with protein sequence MKKRLLSILMVTAMCATMAVGCGTADDTKDSSSSSKGKSDYLVGFANNSDTYNYCAKFRSYLKDATEAKGISITVTDAGGDTNVQNGQIDDFIVQNANVVSAISNDLDGSIPALEAAKDAGLPYVSFLTSVSGGDDYDGYIYVGSPNEDAGKAQGEYLCDAFPDGASILYFTGAPNDQQYVDRKKGLEEALKKNPNIKILDEYNVENSKDLGMSTAEDSLLSYDKIDAIVCQNDDGALGVVEALKSAGKLDSIQVLGIDGSDDALQSIQDGEMTMTALQDAKAQAEAGADIFEKLKKGTDPADIEDVNIPFKIVTKDNVADYLSK encoded by the coding sequence ATGAAAAAGAGATTACTTTCAATTTTAATGGTAACAGCAATGTGTGCAACAATGGCGGTCGGCTGTGGAACAGCAGATGATACAAAGGACAGCAGTAGTTCTTCAAAAGGGAAAAGCGATTATCTGGTAGGATTTGCAAATAACAGTGATACATATAACTATTGTGCAAAGTTCAGATCTTATCTGAAAGATGCCACAGAAGCAAAAGGAATTTCAATCACAGTAACAGATGCAGGCGGTGATACAAATGTTCAGAACGGACAGATCGATGATTTTATTGTGCAGAATGCAAATGTTGTATCTGCAATCAGTAATGACCTTGACGGTTCAATTCCGGCACTTGAGGCAGCAAAAGATGCAGGACTTCCGTATGTATCATTCCTTACTTCTGTATCTGGTGGAGACGACTATGACGGATATATTTATGTGGGTTCGCCAAATGAAGATGCAGGAAAAGCACAGGGTGAGTATCTGTGTGATGCATTCCCGGATGGAGCTTCAATCTTGTATTTTACCGGTGCACCAAATGATCAGCAGTATGTCGATCGTAAAAAAGGACTGGAAGAAGCACTTAAGAAAAATCCAAATATCAAAATCCTTGATGAATATAACGTAGAAAATTCAAAAGACCTTGGTATGAGTACTGCAGAAGACAGTCTTCTTTCTTATGACAAGATTGATGCAATTGTATGCCAAAACGATGATGGAGCACTTGGTGTTGTAGAGGCGCTTAAATCAGCAGGAAAACTTGACAGTATTCAGGTACTTGGAATTGACGGAAGTGATGATGCTCTGCAGTCAATTCAGGATGGAGAAATGACAATGACTGCACTTCAGGATGCAAAGGCACAGGCAGAAGCAGGAGCAGATATTTTTGAAAAACTGAAAAAAGGAACAGATCCGGCAGATATCGAAGATGTCAATATTCCATTTAAAATTGTAACAAAAGATAATGTAGCAGATTATTTAAGTAAATAA
- a CDS encoding C69 family dipeptidase: MACTTILVGKKASYDGSTMIARNDDSPSGAYMPKKFVVIHPEDQPKVYESVISHVKIELPENPMRYTAMPNAVKGEGIWAASGVNEAQVGMTATETITSNPRVLGADPLVTYQPKSDDQEEIAGGIGEEDIVYIVLPYIHSAREGVQRLGSILEKYGTYEMNGIAFEDVNEIWWLETIGGHHWIARKVPDEVYVVMPNQLGMDEFDLEDALGEQKNYMCSPDMKEFIEKYHLNPSMDGTLNPRDAFGSHDDSDHVYNTPRAWFMERYLNPNSYSWDGPDADYTPVSDDIPWCMVPEKKVTVEDVKYVLSSHYQGTPYDPYGAYGDKSMNGAYRSIGINRNDFMSLIQMRPDQPEDSRAIEWVAFASNAFNVMAPFYADIDETPEYFANTTGEVSTENFYWSSRMIAAMADASYKKSIFHIERYQEHVMAKAHQIINRYDDDLTKESDIAKRMQIKREANREIAKMVKKETLDTLSKVLYELSNQMKNSYARSDA; this comes from the coding sequence ATGGCTTGTACAACAATACTGGTTGGAAAAAAGGCATCGTATGACGGTTCTACGATGATCGCAAGGAATGATGATTCACCGTCAGGCGCTTATATGCCGAAAAAATTTGTGGTGATTCATCCGGAAGATCAGCCGAAGGTATATGAATCAGTGATTTCGCATGTGAAAATAGAATTACCGGAGAATCCGATGCGTTATACTGCCATGCCGAACGCAGTCAAGGGGGAAGGAATCTGGGCGGCAAGCGGGGTAAATGAAGCGCAGGTAGGAATGACGGCAACCGAAACGATCACATCCAATCCACGTGTGCTTGGGGCAGATCCGCTGGTTACATATCAGCCGAAGTCGGACGACCAGGAAGAAATTGCAGGTGGAATCGGGGAAGAGGACATTGTATATATCGTGCTTCCTTATATCCACAGCGCAAGAGAAGGCGTGCAGAGACTTGGAAGTATTCTCGAGAAATACGGTACTTATGAGATGAATGGAATTGCATTCGAGGATGTAAATGAGATCTGGTGGCTGGAAACAATCGGCGGACATCACTGGATTGCCAGAAAAGTGCCGGATGAGGTTTATGTGGTGATGCCGAACCAGCTTGGAATGGATGAATTTGATCTGGAAGATGCACTTGGTGAGCAGAAAAATTATATGTGTTCTCCGGATATGAAGGAATTCATTGAGAAATATCATCTGAACCCGTCCATGGATGGAACCTTAAATCCAAGAGATGCTTTTGGAAGCCATGATGACTCGGATCATGTATACAATACACCGAGAGCCTGGTTTATGGAACGTTACCTGAATCCAAATTCATACAGCTGGGACGGACCGGATGCAGATTATACACCAGTATCCGATGATATTCCGTGGTGTATGGTTCCGGAAAAGAAGGTTACAGTAGAAGATGTAAAATATGTTCTGTCTTCACATTATCAGGGAACACCTTATGATCCGTATGGAGCTTACGGGGACAAATCAATGAATGGTGCTTATCGTTCCATTGGTATCAATCGAAATGATTTTATGTCTTTGATCCAGATGAGACCGGATCAGCCGGAAGATTCCCGTGCAATTGAATGGGTGGCATTTGCATCAAATGCATTTAATGTAATGGCTCCATTCTATGCAGATATTGATGAAACACCGGAATATTTTGCAAATACGACAGGGGAAGTTTCAACAGAGAACTTCTACTGGTCAAGCAGAATGATCGCTGCGATGGCAGATGCTTCTTATAAAAAGTCTATTTTCCATATTGAGCGTTACCAGGAACATGTGATGGCAAAGGCACATCAGATTATAAACCGGTATGATGACGATCTTACGAAAGAAAGTGATATAGCAAAGCGTATGCAGATCAAACGGGAAGCGAACCGGGAGATTGCGAAGATGGTGAAGAAGGAAACTTTGGATACACTGTCTAAGGTTTTGTACGAACTGAGCAATCAGATGAAGAACTCTTATGCGAGATCGGATGCATAA
- a CDS encoding glycoside hydrolase family 3 N-terminal domain-containing protein → MEKYRNKDLPVEERVEDLLDRMTFEEKIDQITCLVTIADDIPEFENYIPNGIGNVGAFTVADTVEPIVEYADKLQKYLVNHTRLGIPALIHCEASAGAQFTEADVFPSAIAQASTFDTEVVGEMTDIIRKQMYYVGFRQALSPVVDITRDPRWGRITETYGEDAALTSAMASAFVKGIQGDELKEGVLATAKHFAGHGITEGGLNMGRNIVSERDMREIHCKPFQCAITEAGLKSVMNSYCSVNGEPVVGSKKMLTDILRGEMGFQGFVVSDYLSLDRLVDPFAVAENFEEAGIRAIQAGLDVEYPRSKGFSYKMKESIESGRLSMDIIDQAVRRVLTQKFELGLFENPYPDLEKLKKYLHLKSADELNEKIAAESFTLLKNENKTLPLSKKIKKIAVIGPHADNIRSLFGTFSYPAVLDMTMSREEDGQEFEEPGLIIYDVEQKYKGEIREVSPRVNRKIQKEFPNSRTLCAALKEYLPEAEVVYAQGINCSGDNTGGMEEALQVAAGADVILLTIGGKNGWGVTSTVGEGIDSTDIDLPGRQEEFARRVYDLHKKTVVLHYDGRPLSNEFVASHFDAIMEVWQPGEYGSQALCKVLFGEQSPSGHLPVTVARNVGQLPVYYGLPRGSGYVSAGHTGMIRNKNGYINDTAEPLYYFGHGLSYTEFTYSDLQTDKKNINPDDTVKVTFTVKNTGEYDGAEVAQLYFSDKVASMVRPTKELAGFVRIFLKKGEKKKVVFEIKVSQFAFLDEEMKWKVEKGEIELLAGSSCEDIRLSDIVSISEDDYIDGKTRGFYAKAVVC, encoded by the coding sequence ATGGAAAAATACAGGAATAAAGATCTTCCCGTAGAAGAGAGAGTGGAGGATCTGCTGGACAGAATGACTTTTGAAGAGAAAATTGACCAGATTACATGTCTGGTAACTATTGCTGATGATATTCCGGAGTTTGAAAATTATATACCGAATGGCATTGGAAATGTAGGTGCATTTACAGTAGCAGATACGGTAGAGCCAATTGTGGAATATGCGGATAAGTTGCAGAAATATCTGGTAAATCATACACGTCTTGGAATACCGGCACTGATTCACTGTGAGGCGAGTGCTGGGGCACAGTTTACGGAGGCGGATGTATTTCCGAGTGCAATAGCGCAGGCGTCAACGTTTGATACGGAAGTGGTTGGCGAAATGACAGATATTATTCGCAAACAAATGTATTATGTTGGGTTCAGACAGGCACTTTCACCGGTAGTAGATATTACAAGAGATCCGAGATGGGGACGTATTACTGAGACATACGGGGAAGATGCAGCACTTACATCAGCCATGGCATCTGCCTTTGTAAAAGGAATTCAGGGAGATGAGCTGAAAGAAGGGGTTTTGGCGACTGCAAAACATTTTGCAGGTCACGGTATCACAGAGGGCGGTCTTAATATGGGGCGTAATATTGTTTCAGAAAGAGATATGCGGGAGATACACTGTAAGCCGTTTCAATGCGCGATCACGGAAGCAGGACTGAAAAGTGTAATGAATTCCTATTGCTCAGTGAATGGAGAACCGGTTGTAGGATCAAAGAAGATGTTGACAGATATTCTGCGTGGAGAAATGGGATTTCAGGGTTTTGTGGTTTCTGACTATTTGTCACTTGACCGCCTGGTGGATCCGTTTGCTGTCGCTGAGAATTTTGAAGAGGCCGGAATCCGTGCAATCCAGGCTGGATTAGATGTAGAGTATCCAAGATCAAAAGGATTCAGCTATAAAATGAAAGAGTCGATTGAAAGCGGCAGACTCTCTATGGATATAATAGATCAGGCAGTACGGCGTGTTTTGACACAGAAATTTGAACTTGGTTTATTTGAGAATCCTTATCCGGATCTTGAAAAGCTGAAAAAATATCTTCATCTTAAATCAGCAGATGAACTGAATGAAAAAATTGCAGCAGAAAGTTTTACACTGCTTAAAAATGAAAATAAAACACTTCCACTTTCTAAGAAAATTAAGAAAATCGCGGTAATAGGGCCTCATGCGGATAATATTCGAAGTCTTTTTGGTACATTTTCTTATCCGGCTGTACTTGATATGACCATGTCGAGAGAAGAAGATGGGCAGGAATTTGAAGAGCCAGGACTGATTATTTATGATGTTGAACAGAAATATAAAGGTGAGATTCGAGAAGTATCACCACGGGTAAATCGTAAGATTCAAAAGGAATTTCCAAACTCGAGAACATTATGTGCAGCATTGAAGGAATATCTTCCAGAAGCGGAAGTGGTTTATGCACAGGGAATTAACTGCTCTGGAGACAATACAGGTGGCATGGAAGAAGCACTACAGGTGGCAGCAGGGGCGGATGTGATTCTTTTGACTATTGGTGGAAAAAATGGATGGGGCGTAACTTCAACGGTTGGAGAAGGTATAGATTCTACGGATATTGATCTGCCGGGACGACAGGAAGAATTTGCAAGAAGGGTTTATGATCTGCATAAAAAGACAGTGGTTCTTCATTATGATGGCAGACCGCTTTCAAATGAATTTGTGGCATCACATTTTGATGCGATTATGGAAGTATGGCAGCCGGGAGAATATGGCAGTCAGGCACTGTGCAAGGTATTGTTTGGTGAACAGTCACCATCAGGACACCTTCCGGTTACAGTAGCAAGAAATGTAGGACAGCTTCCAGTATACTATGGTCTTCCAAGAGGAAGCGGATATGTATCAGCCGGACATACAGGGATGATTCGCAATAAAAATGGTTATATCAATGATACGGCAGAACCGCTGTATTATTTTGGACACGGTCTAAGTTATACAGAATTTACCTATTCAGATTTGCAGACGGATAAGAAAAACATAAATCCGGATGATACAGTGAAAGTTACTTTTACAGTGAAAAACACAGGAGAATATGATGGCGCGGAAGTCGCACAATTATATTTTTCAGACAAGGTTGCATCAATGGTAAGACCAACAAAGGAACTGGCAGGCTTTGTAAGAATATTCCTGAAAAAAGGGGAAAAGAAGAAAGTTGTATTTGAAATAAAGGTGTCACAATTCGCCTTCCTTGACGAAGAAATGAAGTGGAAAGTAGAAAAAGGTGAAATTGAACTTCTGGCAGGATCTTCTTGCGAAGATATTCGACTTTCTGATATAGTCAGCATTTCAGAAGATGATTATATTGATGGAAAAACACGGGGATTTTACGCAAAAGCAGTTGTTTGTTAA
- a CDS encoding sugar ABC transporter ATP-binding protein, giving the protein MEKETIIELKNIRKEFPGVVALDNVNMKIRASEVHALVGENGAGKSTLMKILSGTYSNYGGSVICKGEEIHMKCEKDAFKYGISIVAQELNYVSELSIAENLFLGREPKKGKVFVNKAERLKETQRLLDEMGLDYNPREKMGNLNVAQRQMIEILKSLSRDSRVIIMDEPTSALTSKESEILFSKVNELKQKGIAFIFISHRLEEVFELCDSYTVLRDGKWIASGDIKDVDTDKLIAMMVGRDIKDIYPPIPQIGKDIRLEVKNLGRKDVFQKVSFQVHKGEIFGLAGMVGAGRSEIVETLFGLARANEGEIILDGKPIKIRSVKDAIQNGIAMVTEDRRTYGFVGVRSISDNIILPNGDLFAKGGIWDKKKVQQEVAKICKRLSVKAPDANTLVGNLSGGNQQKVVLAKWLVRNIKLLILDEPTRGIDVGAKQEIYSLITEFAEQGLAIILISSDMPEVLSMSHRVGVVGGGKMLGILDRNEISQNKIMKMIVEAKGDE; this is encoded by the coding sequence GTGGAGAAGGAAACAATTATCGAACTCAAGAATATTCGGAAAGAGTTTCCTGGTGTAGTTGCTCTGGATAATGTAAATATGAAGATACGGGCTTCTGAAGTTCATGCACTTGTAGGAGAAAATGGAGCTGGAAAATCGACCTTAATGAAGATACTGTCCGGTACTTATTCAAACTACGGTGGATCCGTAATCTGCAAAGGTGAAGAGATTCATATGAAATGTGAAAAGGATGCATTTAAATATGGAATTTCTATTGTAGCGCAGGAATTGAACTATGTTTCAGAATTAAGCATTGCAGAAAATCTGTTTCTGGGACGTGAGCCGAAAAAAGGAAAAGTCTTTGTGAATAAAGCAGAACGACTAAAGGAAACCCAGAGATTACTTGATGAAATGGGACTTGATTATAATCCGAGGGAAAAGATGGGAAATCTAAATGTGGCACAGCGTCAGATGATAGAAATCCTGAAATCTTTATCGCGGGACAGCAGAGTGATCATCATGGATGAACCTACATCTGCACTTACCTCAAAAGAGTCAGAGATTCTTTTTAGTAAGGTAAATGAATTAAAGCAAAAAGGAATTGCGTTTATTTTCATATCACACCGACTGGAAGAGGTCTTTGAACTGTGTGACAGCTATACTGTATTAAGAGATGGAAAATGGATTGCATCTGGAGATATCAAAGATGTAGATACAGATAAACTGATTGCAATGATGGTGGGACGTGATATCAAGGATATTTACCCTCCGATACCGCAAATCGGAAAAGACATTCGCCTTGAAGTAAAGAATTTAGGAAGAAAGGATGTGTTTCAGAAAGTATCTTTTCAGGTCCATAAAGGAGAAATCTTTGGTTTGGCAGGAATGGTAGGTGCAGGACGAAGCGAGATTGTTGAAACTCTTTTTGGGCTTGCAAGGGCAAATGAAGGGGAAATCATCCTGGATGGAAAGCCGATAAAAATTCGATCTGTAAAAGATGCAATCCAAAATGGAATCGCAATGGTAACAGAGGACAGACGAACTTATGGATTTGTCGGTGTCAGATCAATCAGTGATAATATCATTCTTCCAAATGGAGATTTATTTGCAAAAGGTGGCATTTGGGATAAGAAAAAAGTACAGCAGGAAGTTGCAAAAATCTGTAAAAGATTATCTGTAAAAGCACCAGATGCAAATACATTGGTTGGAAATTTAAGTGGTGGAAACCAGCAGAAAGTAGTACTTGCAAAATGGCTGGTAAGAAATATCAAACTTCTGATCCTGGATGAACCTACCAGAGGAATTGATGTAGGTGCAAAGCAGGAAATATATTCTCTGATAACAGAATTTGCAGAACAGGGACTGGCAATCATCCTGATTTCATCTGATATGCCGGAAGTACTGTCAATGAGTCACAGAGTTGGTGTTGTCGGCGGAGGAAAAATGCTTGGAATTCTGGATCGGAATGAAATTTCACAAAATAAGATTATGAAGATGATAGTGGAGGCAAAAGGCGATGAATAA